In Coffea arabica cultivar ET-39 chromosome 9e, Coffea Arabica ET-39 HiFi, whole genome shotgun sequence, the genomic window GGTTCCTGTGCCATCAATTCCTGTCAAGCAAGCATTCCCTGCTACTCAGCTAATACAGTTTTCAATTGCACGTAACGCTTTGCAGAGCTTTGCATCCAATACCTGTGCTTATGCCTTCTTGGAGGACCAGAAACTGAAGTTGGAGAACTATTCGGACCCTCCAAAATTGCCTTTGAGATATGCTCCTGATGTGTGGTCCTTGCCCCTAAACTCTTCTGATATTGATTCCATCTCAGGTTGCAATCCTAAAAGAAGTCCCTTTTGAATTACAATCCAGAGCCATTTTCACTTATCAGTGTGAATGCAAAAGCTTGGGGAATGCAACTTGGTTCTATGAATTAAACCCATATTTAGATTTTAGATGCTGCTTGCCAACATGATAAGCTGTAAAGAGATGGTTGAGTTTATTAGTTTGGCCTTCTTGCTTGTGTTCACTCCTTCTGCTCCAATTGATCCTCCTTTTGGACATTAGTCtaatacccttttttttttggtgattgcTTGCTTCTTTGGTCGAAGCCAACCCCCAAATCAAGGGAAGGCGTGAAGAAATAGTTGATATTGTTGCTAACCCACCCTAGATCCCCTTCTTCCCTTCCTTTTGTAAATATTTAAGTGACCATGGCAATGTTCTTCCATTCAATTGATGGTATTTCTAGAGAACGTATTGCACATGTTAGTGCTATTGAAAGAATGTTACAGCAACATTTGTCTGAAAGTAAAGGAAGTGAATGAAGAATGTCACAGAAACATTTTTCTGCGGATGCTATTGAAAGAACACATCTCGTTAGTGCTAAGAAATTGAGCAAGGCTATTGATGGATTCAATGGAAGTCGAATACTCAGTCAAGGTGGCCAAGTTACAGTGTATAAAGGGATGTCAACTGATGGAAAGATTAGCAATAAAAAAGGTTGAAATGTTACTGACAGTCactttgaggatttcgtcaatgAGGTGGTAATTCTGTCACAAGTCAGTCATAGGAATGTGGTAAAACTCCTAGGTTGTCGTTTGCTTATAGAAGTTCCCCTACTGGTTTATGAATTCATCCCCAACCGAAGCCTTCATAATCTCATACATAATCAGAGTGATGATGATTTCCGCTTCACTTATAACTTGAGACTAAGAATAGCCATAGAGATAGCAGGGTCACTGGCATATCTGCATATTCTGAAATTTCAGCTCCCATCTTACACAGAGATGTGAAATCAAGCAACATACTTTCtggataaatatatatatatagccaaAGTATCCGACTTGGGAACTTCGAAATCTATCAATGTTGATAAAACTTACTTACCTACATGAGTTAGAGGGATTTTTGGGTATCTGGATCTAGAATACTTTCAATCAAGCCAATGTACTGAGAAAAGTGATCTCTTgagttttggagttgtttttgttaAGCTAATAACAAGACAAAAGCCAATACCTTCCAAAGAAATAGAAGAAGATTTTAGGAGTCTGGCAGacagtttttaaaaaaatccatGAATCCGAATTCTCTGAAAACAATCCTTGATCGTCAACTTGTAGACGAGAGAACGAAGAAGAGGCTATTCTTGTTGCTAAACTTGCCCAAAGATGCTTAAACTCAAGTCAGGAGAGAAGACCAACTATGAAGGAAGTAGCTATTGAGTTGGAAGCcattaaaatatccaaaaggGATTCAACTATCCAAGCAAATTATCATAGTCCAAGTTGCATGGACGAAGGATCTGTACTGACTTCTGATATGCATCATACACTGACAATTGAGAGTGAGAGCATTTCTGGTACAGATGATACATGGACAACTGGAACTGAGACCATTAGGTCAGATTCAAGTGTCAAACCCTTAGATGTCTAGTGCAGTCGAATTCAGAACTCATAATCATTGACTCTGAGCATATAACCTGCTATGGAGTGGCATCTTGGTTAAGCAATTTGGATGAGTAATCTGTCAGCAGTGAAAGAACCATTTGAACCTGGATAAAGCAGGATTTgagcaaaaccaaaatttgtAGGCATCATTAGCTAGGTCTTAGAGCTCAATATGCAGCAAAATGATACTATTTGTAAACCGATGAGCTAAAGTACGTACTTTACCATAAGTTGTATAGTAAGATAATacatcatcttcatttcaagtGTTCCTTCAATACTTTATTCAAAAGAAGAAACTTCATTTCGAACAAAGAACAAACCAGAAGAACCATCATCAGGCAGCAGAGCTAGTCTTACTGGACTTTCAGCACCTTCTTCAACAGTTAAATGACCAGTATTGAAGTTTACATCTGTTTTTACAAAACCAGGACAAACACAATTTATACGAAACTTTGGGTGCTTTTTAGCAAGAACCCTAGTATATGCATTCATAGCTGCCTTTGAAACTGTATATGCTGACATAGATGGAGGCCAACCTTTTGCTTTAAGTGAACCCTCCTTAAAATCCTTGAGAAATTCATTCACCACCTCATCCACTCTCTCCTCTGTAAGGTTTCCAGAATCATTTAGTACTCCTTTAGCCCATTCACTGGGTATGTGCTGAAACATGATCAAATGAGTCAAGAGCATATTTCCATTAACCATAAgacatgaaaaatgaaagtatgaaaCAGAAAGAGATCATCTTTAAAGACACAGCACGTTTGGCCAAGGTACAACATTAGCATTGTCTCAACAACTTAGGCAAGTATGACATTTTAGTTTGTCAGGTCTAGTCAATGCATCTGTATCCTGTTTCCAACTAAGCTTGGTGTAAAACAGCACTCATTTTAGGTCCTAAATTTCATATGCAAGAACACAATCTGAGATTTTAGTACCTTTAACTTTCCCATTGACGAAGAAACATTTACGATCCTTGGTGAATCAGATAAGTAAAGGAGAGGAAGAAATGCTTCAATCATTCTTTTTGCACCATAGTAGTTTGTCTGCAGACATTCTACTGCCAAGTCATATGTCTCAGTCAAGATGCCATTCCAATCTATATGTGATCCATCAGGCTGCATGATTGAAGGTAATCAGCACTTCAACAACTAACTAAAGTGAAGGGCAATTATTCAACTACTTGCTATGTATTTGCACAATTCAACTTATTCAGAAGGGAGGGATTCCTGCAAAGTTactgtttttttgttttccagAAGATAGCATTGCCAACACATGGCTAGTGTAAACAGAAAAACTTAGGAGAAGAACACAAGATAACTGTAATGGTGATAAAACATTACTCTGCAAATAAGGTTGAATGATTATGAACATTACACACATCATCAAACTTATTAGTTAGAAAAATGCATCACAATGTGTAACCATAGGTATGTGCACATATAAGTACATCAAAACACAAAAGAGAAATCGGTTTCACAGTTTGGGTTGTGGCAATTAAAGATGACCTTTGCAGGTCAAAAGGCTTCAAACTTGATCTTTTCCTAGAAGATATTTGGTACGAAGAGCTCTGATTTGCAAATCCTAATTGATTATTGCAAAGTTAGAACTAATGAATTCATCTcttttcaaacaaaatgcaacttCGGCCAAGGAAAATGTTGCTCGCAACTGGACAATTGTAATGCTAATACTATCCAGAGGAAGCAATTACAGACAATATTGGAACCAGAATACTCTGAATTGATAATGAATTCTAAAAACATTTACACTTTCAGCCTTCAGTTTTCAGCAGCAAGTATGAAACAATCATTAACTCCAAAACTAGGGTACCATAACCTTGTTATTATTCTACAGAAGCTCTAACATGCAGCTGTAAACATAAGTAGCTTCCCATGGGTGCTAAGAATCATGACTAAGTATGAATAATCATTGCCTGATGCAGATGAAGTAAATCAACATAAATCAATAGCTGTAAATTTCAAGCATCCATTCCAAGGGCTGAAGTCCTCATTAGCTACAATTTCAACATGCATAGTCTATCATGAACTTAGCATCAAAAAATGCCAATTAGAAGCTAACAGTCAGAAATGACTCACTCCACCAGATCCATATCCAGAAGCTCTTAAAGCATCAACATCTACATCAACTCCACCAATCCCTGCATTATTCACCTGGAACACAAAAGCTTATATATGAGTGTCCTATTGATGTTCTAAGTCACAATTCTCGAACTgtaaaaaagtgaaaaagtaGATTTTTAGTGCACAGATCTCATTTCCCAACTTCCTGTAAACCCcaccattttcttgcttccCAAGAGGAAGAAACTTTCATACACAAGATCATCCCTAAAACAACAGCAGTCAAAAAGaccatttttagtttttaaccTGGGGCAATGCTGAAAGAAGTCAAGTTACAAGACTGCAGGGTTGTTACAAAAAGTTACTAAAACATTAAGGTTCTCAACCATGTAGAAGCTAAGTAGACCTCCAAAAAGAGCAGAAGATTATAACAGAAAATGAAGCCAAAGTATTTCGTGCATCCTGTTTTTGTTCGCTAAGATGCCACTACACCAACTTGACAATGCAATTTCATCTTCTTCCCA contains:
- the LOC113710581 gene encoding (+)-neomenthol dehydrogenase-like isoform X2 is translated as MAEEISSSKKRYAIVTGANKGIGYGICRQLASNGITVVLTARNLKRGLEAIESFKGLDFFDNIVFHQLDVVDPSSIASLAEFIRIHYGRLDILVNNAGIGGVDVDVDALRASGYGSGGPDGSHIDWNGILTETYDLAVECLQTNYYGAKRMIEAFLPLLYLSDSPRIVNVSSSMGKLKHIPSEWAKGVLNDSGNLTEERVDEVVNEFLKDFKEGSLKAKDVNFNTGHLTVEEGAESPVRLALLPDDGSSGLFFVRNEVSSFE
- the LOC113710581 gene encoding (+)-neomenthol dehydrogenase-like isoform X1, whose translation is MAEEISSSKKRYAIVTGANKGIGYGICRQLASNGITVVLTARNLKRGLEAIESFKGLDFFDNIVFHQLDVVDPSSIASLAEFIRIHYGRLDILVNNAGIGGVDVDVDALRASGYGSGGPDGSHIDWNGILTETYDLAVECLQTNYYGAKRMIEAFLPLLYLSDSPRIVNVSSSMGKLKHIPSEWAKGVLNDSGNLTEERVDEVVNEFLKDFKEGSLKAKGWPPSMSAYTVSKAAMNAYTRVLAKKHPKFRINCVCPGFVKTDVNFNTGHLTVEEGAESPVRLALLPDDGSSGLFFVRNEVSSFE